In Saccharospirillaceae bacterium, the genomic window GGCATTAGGCGGCGAGCTGGAAGTTCCAACACTGGATGGTCGCGTTAAGCTGAAAATTCCTGCAGAGACTCAGAGCGGCAAATTATTCCGTTTGCGTGGTAAAGGCGTGGTGCCGGTACGTGGTGGTGCTCCGGGCGATTTACTGTGTCGTGTGCAGGTAGAAACGCCGGTTAATCTGACCAAAGAGCAGAAAGAACTGCTGGAACAATTCCAGGCATCTTTGAACGGCGAGAAAGCGGGCGAAAAGCACTCGCCACAAAATAAGAGTTTCTTTGAACGAGCGAAGCGTTTCTTCGAAGAAATGTGATCTCAGTTCGCACCAAGTTGCAGTGATATTTCAGTTGCTGCGCCGAAGGGCCACCCCTGGCCCTGCCGCGCTACCTCGGCTTCCTGCCGTTGCTTCGAAAATATCACTGCAGCTCAGTTCTCACTTTCCCTGTATACTCCCCAAAAATATTAATCCCCTTAAATTCAGGAAACACCATGACTCGCATTGCTATTACCGGAGCTGCTGGCCGTATGGGCCGTGTCTTAATTGAAGCGGTTGCTAATGATGAAAACGCACAATTGGGTGCCACTGTTGTATTGGCTGATGATCCCATGGTTGGTATTGATGCGGGCGCGCTGGCGGGTCTGGGGAAGGAAATGGGTGTTAAAACAGCAACCAGTCTGGAAGCGGTAATTAATGACTTTGACGTCCTGATCGATTTCACGGCTCCTGAATCCACCATGGCCAATGTTGAACTGTGCCGTACTCACGGCAAAAACATCGTGATTGGTACCACTGGTTTGACCGATGAGCAGAAAGTACGTCTGCAGCAGGCGTCGAGCGACATGGGGATTGTATTTGCTCCGAATTACTCCGTAGGCGTTAACCTGTGCCTGAACTTGTTGCGCATGGCGGCCAAAGTGATGGGTGATGACAGTGATATC contains:
- the dapB gene encoding 4-hydroxy-tetrahydrodipicolinate reductase gives rise to the protein MTRIAITGAAGRMGRVLIEAVANDENAQLGATVVLADDPMVGIDAGALAGLGKEMGVKTATSLEAVINDFDVLIDFTAPESTMANVELCRTHGKNIVIGTTGLTDEQKVRLQQASSDMGIVFAPNYSVGVNLCLNLLRMAAKVMGDDSDIEVIEMHHKHKVDAPSGTALRMGEVVAETMGWDLNEVACYGREGQTGARPHKQIGFETIRGGDVVGDHTVMFAAEGERVEVTHKAQSRMTFAKGAVRSAKWISEQPHGLYDMQDVLGF